One Streptomyces sp. SAI-135 DNA segment encodes these proteins:
- a CDS encoding DUF3090 domain-containing protein, whose product MSRQVFLYDPPDRFVAGTVGLPGRRTFFLQATAGPRVTSVALEKTQVAALAERMDELLDEVVRRSGGSASVPAVPPTEIADTAPLDTPIEEEFRVGTMALAWDGEEQRMIVEAQALVELEADSEEDLAEAEERLLQDEENGPPMLRVRLTGAQARAFAKRALDVVNAGRPPCPLCSLPLDPEGHVCPRQNGYRRGA is encoded by the coding sequence GTGTCCCGTCAGGTGTTCCTCTATGACCCGCCGGACCGCTTCGTGGCCGGCACGGTCGGACTGCCCGGACGCCGTACGTTCTTCCTCCAGGCCACGGCCGGCCCCCGGGTGACCAGCGTGGCCCTGGAGAAGACACAGGTCGCCGCCCTCGCCGAGCGGATGGACGAACTCCTCGACGAGGTCGTGCGCCGCAGCGGCGGCAGTGCCTCCGTACCGGCCGTGCCGCCCACCGAGATCGCCGACACCGCTCCCCTCGACACCCCCATCGAGGAGGAGTTCCGGGTCGGCACCATGGCCCTCGCCTGGGACGGCGAGGAGCAGCGCATGATCGTCGAGGCGCAGGCCCTCGTGGAGCTGGAGGCCGACTCCGAGGAGGACCTCGCCGAGGCCGAGGAGAGACTCCTCCAGGACGAGGAGAACGGGCCCCCGATGCTGCGGGTCCGGCTCACCGGCGCGCAGGCCCGGGCCTTCGCCAAGCGCGCCCTGGACGTCGTCAACGCGGGGCGGCCGCCGTGCCCGCTGTGCAGCCTCCCGCTCGACCCGGAAGGACACGTATGTCCGCGCCAGAACGGATACCGCCGCGGAGCGTGA
- a CDS encoding histidine phosphatase family protein, producing the protein MPTLILVRHGRSTANTEGLLAGWTPGVALDERGTAQAAALPGRLEGVPISEVVASPLQRCQETVQPLLDARPGLRAHSEERIGECHYGDWSGRKLAELMDEPLMEVVQAHPSAAAFPGGESMRAMQTRAAEAVREWNARVERDHGADAVYLMCSHGDIIKSLVADALGLHLDLFQRISVEPCSITVIRYTRLRPFLVRLGDTGDFASLVPREEAAGGDAPVGGGAGAP; encoded by the coding sequence ATGCCCACGTTGATCCTTGTCAGGCACGGACGCTCCACCGCGAACACCGAGGGGCTGCTCGCCGGGTGGACGCCCGGGGTCGCCCTGGACGAGCGCGGCACCGCCCAGGCCGCCGCGCTGCCCGGACGGCTCGAAGGGGTGCCGATCTCCGAGGTCGTCGCCAGCCCGCTGCAGCGCTGCCAGGAGACGGTCCAGCCGCTGCTCGACGCCCGGCCCGGTCTCCGGGCGCACAGCGAGGAGCGCATCGGGGAGTGCCACTACGGCGACTGGTCCGGGCGCAAGCTCGCCGAGCTCATGGACGAGCCGCTCATGGAGGTCGTCCAGGCGCATCCGTCGGCGGCCGCGTTCCCCGGCGGCGAGTCCATGCGGGCGATGCAGACGCGCGCGGCGGAGGCCGTACGCGAGTGGAACGCGCGCGTGGAGCGCGATCACGGAGCCGACGCGGTCTATCTGATGTGCTCGCACGGCGACATCATCAAGTCGCTCGTCGCCGACGCACTCGGACTTCATCTCGACCTCTTCCAGAGGATCTCTGTCGAACCGTGTTCCATCACCGTCATCCGTTACACCCGTCTCAGGCCGTTTCTCGTCCGCCTCGGTGACACCGGTGACTTCGCCTCCCTGGTGCCGCGCGAGGAGGCCGCGGGCGGTGACGCCCCGGTCGGTGGTGGTGCGGGCGCACCGTGA